In one Methanobrevibacter arboriphilus genomic region, the following are encoded:
- a CDS encoding ferritin-like domain-containing protein, with the protein MPKYEHKIGVTKGTDLEKEVKANFMGETQEVGMYLAMSRQASREGYGELAEVFKRLAWEEAEHAARFAEMNGVIKPTLKENVEMMLEGELMANKEKRAAAEKAGDCKLEDPCDFFKESSKDEGRHAKILEGILERYF; encoded by the coding sequence ATGCCAAAGTATGAACATAAAATAGGTGTAACTAAAGGAACAGATTTAGAGAAAGAAGTAAAAGCAAATTTCATGGGAGAAACCCAAGAAGTTGGAATGTACTTAGCTATGTCTAGACAAGCTTCTAGAGAAGGATATGGGGAATTAGCTGAAGTTTTTAAAAGACTTGCATGGGAAGAAGCTGAGCATGCTGCTAGATTTGCAGAGATGAATGGAGTTATAAAGCCAACCCTAAAAGAAAATGTTGAAATGATGTTAGAAGGGGAATTAATGGCTAATAAAGAAAAAAGAGCTGCTGCTGAGAAAGCTGGAGATTGTAAACTCGAAGATCCTTGTGATTTCTTTAAAGAAAGTTCTAAAGACGAAGGTCGTCACGCTAAAATATTAGAAGGGATATTAGAAAGATATTTCTAA
- a CDS encoding DUF166 family protein, with product MNINIGIIRDEPNLGERALKTIEKKFNVEMVDIESTKGTFIDDINIDKNTLEKLEKFDLLITYIKQADMVMEIVEKLHDKVSWIIIGTWRGEGFKNQLLKYENVSVPDAMCELEIGKKNPVFDEFTSVFGKPEIKVNCQGEKIAEIDVIRGSPCGATNFMAEDILGENVDDIENLAKKAGLRIQHYPCRGHKLRLFADEESHKQLASQLHYESVKKALKNEKDENKK from the coding sequence ATGAATATCAATATAGGTATTATTAGAGATGAGCCCAATCTTGGAGAAAGAGCCTTGAAAACTATAGAAAAAAAGTTTAATGTAGAAATGGTTGATATAGAATCTACAAAAGGAACATTCATAGATGATATAAACATTGATAAAAATACCCTTGAAAAATTAGAGAAGTTTGATTTATTAATAACTTATATAAAACAAGCAGATATGGTCATGGAAATTGTAGAAAAGTTACACGATAAAGTTTCATGGATAATAATTGGAACTTGGCGAGGAGAAGGGTTTAAAAATCAACTTCTAAAATATGAAAATGTTTCTGTTCCTGATGCAATGTGTGAATTAGAAATAGGTAAAAAAAATCCAGTTTTTGATGAATTCACAAGTGTGTTTGGAAAACCAGAAATAAAAGTAAACTGCCAAGGAGAAAAAATAGCTGAAATTGATGTTATAAGAGGATCACCCTGCGGAGCTACCAATTTTATGGCTGAAGACATTTTAGGAGAAAATGTAGATGATATAGAAAATTTAGCTAAAAAAGCAGGTCTTCGAATTCAGCATTACCCTTGTAGAGGACATAAATTGCGATTATTTGCAGACGAAGAGTCTCATAAACAGCTAGCATCTCAACTACATTATGAATCAGTGAAAAAAGCTTTAAAAAATGAAAAAGATGAAAATAAGAAATAA
- a CDS encoding FprA family A-type flavoprotein: MKAKATKIADRVYWIGVLDWDLRSYHGYTLDGTSYNAYLVFGDEKVALIDNAYPGKTEELMARVDDAFQQEGKTDGESKVDVIIQNHVEKDHSGVLVDIHRRYPEAPIYCTEIAVKGLKRHYPKISEAEFITVGTGDTLDLGGKTLAFLDAFLLHWPDSMFTLFLEEGILFPNDAFGQHLCYSKRFDHEIPEHILMDATKKFYGNLIVPLSKLVLKKFEEVTELGLLEQIKMIAPSHGQIWTDPMKVIGAYSDWATGKCKDKVTIVYDTMHYSTQKMAHEIAEGVMAEGYEVEMFFLHEDERSEIVKSILDSKAIAIGVPTINNEPYPSIGDLMYYLKGLSFERTGIERKAITFGSMGGKGGAPEILAKDLGEYGFDVVDSYEVYYVPDEEENESCFKLGQKLVEEAKKL, translated from the coding sequence ATGAAAGCAAAAGCAACAAAAATAGCTGATAGAGTATACTGGATAGGAGTTCTTGACTGGGATTTAAGAAGTTATCATGGATATACTTTAGATGGAACAAGTTACAATGCATATTTAGTTTTTGGTGATGAAAAAGTAGCCTTGATAGATAATGCTTATCCAGGGAAAACAGAAGAACTAATGGCTCGTGTAGATGATGCATTTCAACAAGAAGGAAAAACCGATGGTGAATCTAAAGTAGATGTAATTATACAAAATCATGTTGAAAAAGATCATAGTGGTGTTTTAGTAGATATTCACAGGAGATATCCAGAAGCCCCAATTTATTGTACTGAAATAGCTGTAAAAGGATTGAAAAGACATTATCCTAAAATTAGTGAAGCAGAATTTATCACTGTTGGAACAGGAGATACATTAGATCTTGGTGGTAAAACTTTAGCATTTTTAGATGCATTCTTGCTCCACTGGCCAGACAGTATGTTTACATTATTCTTAGAAGAAGGAATATTATTCCCAAATGATGCATTTGGTCAACATTTATGCTATTCAAAACGTTTCGATCATGAAATACCAGAACATATTTTAATGGATGCTACCAAAAAATTCTATGGAAACCTCATAGTACCCCTATCTAAACTAGTTTTAAAGAAGTTTGAAGAGGTTACAGAGCTTGGATTACTTGAACAGATAAAAATGATAGCTCCTTCACATGGACAAATATGGACAGACCCTATGAAAGTTATTGGTGCATATAGTGATTGGGCAACTGGAAAGTGTAAAGATAAGGTAACAATAGTATATGATACTATGCATTATTCCACACAAAAAATGGCTCATGAAATAGCTGAAGGAGTAATGGCAGAAGGATATGAAGTTGAAATGTTCTTTTTACATGAAGATGAAAGAAGTGAAATAGTTAAAAGTATATTAGATAGTAAAGCTATAGCTATTGGAGTTCCTACAATCAATAATGAACCTTACCCAAGTATTGGAGATTTAATGTACTATTTAAAAGGTTTAAGCTTTGAAAGAACAGGAATTGAAAGGAAAGCTATAACTTTCGGTTCCATGGGTGGAAAAGGAGGAGCACCAGAAATTTTAGCTAAAGATTTAGGAGAATATGGATTTGATGTTGTAGATAGCTATGAAGTATATTATGTTCCTGATGAAGAAGAAAATGAATCTTGTTTCAAGTTAGGGCAAAAATTAGTTGAAGAAGCTAAAAAATTATAA
- a CDS encoding V4R domain-containing protein: MDFTDKITEAKKQKPIQIFSKGHKEIGVNVIKSPVKLVILSMLKDNEMEFDEIVKNTGKSKSTISVHLKSLRNDGVISFKFDPDDQRRKIFYINSRFLGEIEPPEPFELEEQKTSFLLENIVNKEIDKDGKFNFSHLLFHTFRSTLIQEGFNINPILYESGRRIGLALYEQIKADDIDVFIKNLKEFWEDYGLGRLELKLGEKIEITAYDCFECGLLPKTGKPACYLDAGIIEATLSSFLKKEVKVIETKCFTMGDNCCVFEVETLE; this comes from the coding sequence ATGGATTTTACTGATAAAATCACTGAAGCAAAAAAACAAAAACCTATTCAAATTTTTTCCAAAGGTCATAAGGAAATAGGGGTCAATGTAATTAAAAGCCCTGTAAAACTTGTTATACTATCAATGTTAAAAGATAATGAGATGGAATTTGACGAAATCGTTAAAAATACTGGCAAATCTAAATCAACAATTTCTGTTCATTTAAAATCTTTACGAAATGATGGTGTCATCTCTTTTAAATTTGATCCAGATGATCAAAGAAGAAAAATATTCTATATAAATTCAAGATTTTTAGGGGAAATTGAACCTCCTGAGCCATTTGAACTTGAAGAACAAAAAACTAGCTTTTTGTTAGAAAATATTGTAAATAAAGAAATAGATAAAGATGGCAAATTTAATTTTTCACATCTCTTATTTCACACATTTAGATCGACATTAATTCAAGAAGGATTTAATATTAATCCAATACTTTATGAATCTGGTCGTCGTATAGGGTTAGCTTTATATGAACAAATTAAAGCTGATGATATAGATGTCTTTATTAAAAACTTAAAAGAATTTTGGGAAGATTATGGATTAGGTCGTTTAGAGCTTAAACTCGGAGAAAAAATAGAAATTACTGCTTATGATTGTTTTGAATGTGGACTGCTCCCTAAAACTGGAAAACCTGCATGCTATTTAGATGCTGGTATAATTGAAGCTACTTTATCTTCTTTCTTAAAAAAAGAAGTAAAGGTCATCGAAACAAAATGTTTTACAATGGGCGATAATTGTTGTGTTTTTGAAGTAGAAACTTTAGAATAA
- the cobI gene encoding precorrin-2 C(20)-methyltransferase: MTLQKGKLFGIGIGPGDYELLTIKALKVLKNVPIICSPRSAPKKESIALSIINPIIKKRENGKSEYNYEDDNLKNQTSSLKILEPVFPMTEDKKTLEKHWDEASELISKYLNKGLDVAFITLGDPSIYSTFSYVQKRLEKSFKIEVIPGINSFTACASSIGKPLVEKDEILMIIPKIDDRIEKLLKEGDSFVLMKTSRNTEELENIIYEQRGEKEITSVQNCTMENEKIIEGFPKNKPYLTTTILKLKK, translated from the coding sequence TTGACATTACAAAAAGGTAAATTATTCGGAATTGGTATCGGACCTGGAGACTACGAACTCTTAACAATAAAAGCTTTAAAAGTTCTAAAAAATGTACCAATTATATGTTCTCCTAGATCTGCACCAAAAAAAGAAAGTATAGCCCTTTCAATCATTAATCCGATTATAAAAAAAAGAGAGAATGGAAAGAGCGAATATAACTATGAAGATGATAATCTTAAAAATCAAACCTCAAGTTTAAAAATTTTAGAACCTGTTTTCCCTATGACTGAAGACAAAAAAACTTTAGAAAAACATTGGGACGAAGCTTCTGAATTGATATCTAAATATTTAAATAAAGGATTAGATGTTGCATTTATTACATTAGGTGATCCATCAATATACAGTACATTTTCCTATGTCCAGAAAAGATTGGAAAAAAGTTTCAAAATAGAGGTAATTCCTGGAATTAACTCATTTACAGCTTGTGCCTCAAGTATTGGTAAACCATTGGTCGAAAAAGATGAAATTTTAATGATAATTCCAAAAATAGATGATAGAATTGAAAAGCTACTTAAGGAAGGAGATAGCTTTGTTTTAATGAAAACATCCAGAAATACTGAAGAATTAGAAAATATAATATATGAACAAAGAGGAGAAAAAGAAATTACTTCTGTTCAAAACTGTACAATGGAAAATGAAAAAATAATAGAAGGATTTCCAAAAAACAAACCCTATTTAACAACAACTATATTAAAGTTAAAAAAATAA
- a CDS encoding putative zinc-binding protein codes for MENKISIAACNGMSALGLVGRAACNDLSTENDKTLSICITATAADNQEFNQIIKKYPIIAINGCSDDCVNKILKSKGIETEKTYNIDKILEEKSLKVIDPSRLDSEGEKAVKELKNVIEAELKKM; via the coding sequence ATGGAGAATAAAATTTCAATAGCTGCATGTAATGGAATGAGCGCTTTAGGACTTGTTGGTAGAGCTGCATGTAATGATTTATCAACAGAAAATGATAAAACATTGTCTATATGTATTACAGCTACTGCGGCAGATAATCAAGAATTTAATCAAATTATTAAAAAATATCCTATTATAGCTATAAATGGATGTTCAGATGATTGTGTGAACAAAATACTTAAATCAAAAGGTATTGAAACAGAAAAAACTTATAATATAGATAAAATTTTAGAAGAAAAAAGTTTAAAAGTTATAGACCCATCTAGATTAGACTCTGAGGGTGAAAAAGCTGTTAAAGAACTGAAAAATGTGATAGAAGCGGAATTAAAAAAAATGTGA
- a CDS encoding helicase C-terminal domain-containing protein: MSNSLFCPNCGMLKNNCVCGITQKNLKSNYSIDSNDISSNIVNMSSINIDNSYSIGETSITEERINELKKEFPNIDNEIIENFPFSSPRKGQLEIISDINEAIENGYKYIILEAGTGTGKSAIATTLAKMYQSAYILTMTKQLQSQYFNEFKFPMVKGRGNFYCLNDDLDSTCDVGTCKTTPTSKNFFCKFGISKTPNLTGSEAFEDQFGGSVFYQSEEHCHYWQQKSNAINSPITLMNYDYAILELNYVKHFAPRNLLILDEAHNIENKLMNTMELTLYNRRLKKDIKKVINPNILKEKDYKDWIMEIDAIKDAYRDIELKDLPKNKADRINSTISRLKQLRENLENEPKNWIIDPLSDGVSFKPLRVHQYAKDYLFKHGEVCIFLSATILSHKMFSKWLGLNPNEVYHIKVDSPFPPSQRPIELNIAGKMSSNRIKRSAPKTLPILEAILKKHKNDKGLIHTNSYKCQEYIIKKMPNSRLISHTSANRERVLNHFEKSEDPLVLTSPSMSEGVDLPYDKCRFQVIYKVPFPYLGDEQVNMRMKRDRRWYAYKTVMTLMQAYGRGMRAEDDSCYTYILDGDIDILFKSPLYRSLVPEFFKEAIIKD, from the coding sequence ATGTCAAATTCTTTATTTTGTCCAAATTGTGGAATGCTAAAAAATAACTGTGTTTGTGGAATAACACAAAAAAACCTTAAATCTAATTATTCAATAGATTCTAATGATATCTCATCTAATATAGTAAATATGAGTTCAATTAACATAGATAATTCTTATTCTATTGGAGAAACTTCTATTACAGAAGAAAGAATCAATGAATTAAAAAAAGAATTTCCAAATATTGATAATGAAATAATTGAAAATTTCCCTTTTTCTTCTCCAAGAAAAGGTCAACTTGAAATTATATCTGATATTAATGAAGCTATTGAAAATGGATATAAATATATAATTCTCGAGGCAGGAACTGGAACTGGAAAGTCAGCGATAGCTACTACATTAGCTAAAATGTATCAGTCAGCATATATTCTTACTATGACTAAACAATTACAGTCTCAATATTTTAATGAATTTAAATTCCCAATGGTAAAGGGCAGGGGAAATTTTTATTGTTTGAACGATGATTTAGATTCTACATGTGATGTTGGAACTTGTAAAACTACTCCTACTTCCAAAAACTTTTTTTGTAAATTTGGTATTTCTAAAACTCCTAATTTAACTGGTTCAGAAGCTTTTGAAGATCAATTTGGAGGCTCTGTTTTTTATCAATCTGAAGAACATTGTCATTATTGGCAACAAAAATCTAATGCTATTAACTCTCCTATTACTTTAATGAATTATGATTATGCTATTCTTGAATTAAACTATGTAAAGCATTTTGCTCCTAGAAATCTTTTAATTCTTGATGAAGCTCATAATATTGAAAACAAATTAATGAATACGATGGAACTCACTTTATACAATAGAAGACTTAAAAAAGATATTAAAAAGGTCATTAACCCTAATATACTTAAAGAAAAGGATTATAAAGATTGGATAATGGAAATTGACGCAATTAAAGATGCTTATCGTGATATTGAACTTAAAGACCTTCCAAAAAACAAAGCAGACAGAATTAATTCTACAATTTCACGACTAAAACAATTGAGAGAAAATCTTGAAAATGAGCCTAAAAATTGGATTATTGATCCTTTATCTGATGGTGTTTCATTTAAACCACTTAGAGTTCATCAATATGCAAAAGATTATTTATTTAAACATGGAGAAGTTTGTATTTTTTTAAGTGCAACTATTTTATCTCATAAAATGTTTTCTAAGTGGCTTGGTTTAAATCCTAATGAGGTTTATCATATTAAAGTTGATAGTCCTTTTCCTCCTAGTCAAAGACCTATTGAACTAAATATTGCTGGTAAAATGTCTTCTAATAGAATTAAAAGAAGTGCTCCTAAAACTTTACCTATTCTTGAAGCTATATTAAAGAAACACAAGAATGATAAAGGTTTAATTCATACAAATAGCTATAAGTGTCAAGAATATATTATTAAAAAAATGCCTAATTCAAGATTAATTTCTCACACTTCTGCTAATAGAGAACGTGTTTTAAATCATTTTGAGAAAAGTGAAGATCCTCTTGTTTTAACTAGTCCTTCTATGAGTGAAGGAGTGGATTTACCTTATGATAAATGTAGGTTTCAGGTTATTTATAAGGTTCCTTTTCCTTATTTAGGTGATGAACAGGTTAATATGCGTATGAAAAGGGATAGAAGATGGTATGCATATAAAACTGTAATGACATTGATGCAAGCCTATGGAAGGGGTATGCGAGCTGAAGATGATTCCTGCTACACTTATATTCTTGATGGGGATATAGATATTTTATTTAAAAGTCCATTATATAGATCTCTGGTCCCTGAGTTTTTTAAAGAGGCTATCATTAAAGATTAA